A genomic window from Acinetobacter chinensis includes:
- a CDS encoding AraC family transcriptional regulator, with translation MKAVSPRQDQGIPGVYGLLLLDIVSRWGYNDETLFSPFNFTSEQLAEPDFRIPTTVANELIKHALRMTGEATLGFHIGTQMRISIHGFIGYAIMTAGDITDALVLANRFIQLRMPFLQLYFSTFGEKATLQLQCEVEIEPLRTEIVMGLTFGIMTMAKALTGIDELYGDIDFDFPKPEGFDKYIDKFQNRYNMLFDQPHLLASFDKKYLGLKMVNADPIASQIAINQCEAELSALGERRRVSMRVRDILTNSEQHYLSIENVADRLHMSDRTLKRQLAAEGTSFSTLVDEVRYRHATSLLSRTDYTLEQIADELGYSDVANFSRAFKRWSGRSPSNWRKDPYL, from the coding sequence ATGAAAGCAGTTTCCCCTCGCCAGGATCAGGGTATACCTGGAGTTTATGGCTTATTACTTCTTGATATTGTTTCCCGCTGGGGATATAACGATGAAACCCTGTTTTCCCCTTTTAATTTCACAAGTGAACAACTTGCTGAGCCTGATTTCAGGATTCCAACCACTGTTGCTAATGAACTGATCAAACATGCCTTAAGAATGACAGGTGAAGCTACTCTGGGTTTTCATATCGGAACTCAGATGCGGATTTCCATTCATGGGTTTATTGGCTATGCCATTATGACTGCTGGTGACATAACAGATGCTTTGGTACTTGCCAACCGCTTCATTCAGTTACGCATGCCCTTCTTGCAGCTGTATTTTTCTACATTTGGCGAAAAAGCAACCCTGCAGCTGCAGTGTGAAGTCGAAATTGAACCTCTCAGAACTGAAATCGTGATGGGGCTGACTTTTGGCATCATGACCATGGCAAAGGCTCTGACAGGCATTGATGAGCTTTATGGTGATATCGACTTCGATTTCCCCAAACCTGAAGGCTTTGATAAATATATTGATAAGTTTCAGAACCGCTACAATATGCTATTTGATCAACCTCATCTGCTTGCCAGTTTTGATAAAAAATATCTGGGACTGAAAATGGTCAATGCAGACCCAATTGCAAGCCAGATTGCGATCAATCAGTGTGAGGCTGAACTGTCTGCTCTTGGAGAGCGTCGCCGTGTTTCCATGCGTGTACGCGATATTCTCACCAACTCTGAACAGCATTATCTGAGTATTGAAAATGTTGCAGACCGTCTGCATATGTCTGACCGGACACTGAAACGTCAGCTGGCAGCTGAAGGCACATCATTTTCCACGCTCGTGGATGAAGTCCGTTACCGTCATGCAACCTCTTTACTGTCCCGTACTGATTATACGCTTGAGCAAATTGCTGATGAACTGGGTTACAGTGATGTCGCAAATTTCAGTCGTGCATTTAAGCGCTGGAGCGGTCGTAGCCCAAGTAACTGGCGTAAAGATCCATACTTATAA
- the gcvH gene encoding glycine cleavage system protein GcvH — protein sequence MNHPSELKYAATHEWVKIEGDLVVTGISDHAQDALGDLVYVEAPEVGQQLSAGAQSGVVESVKTASDIHAPVSGTVVEVNTALEDDPDFVNDEPYGKGWIYKIKPDNMADVEKLLSSEEYEAGL from the coding sequence ATGAATCATCCTTCAGAACTGAAGTATGCTGCAACTCATGAATGGGTAAAAATTGAAGGTGATCTGGTTGTAACAGGTATTTCTGACCATGCACAGGATGCTTTAGGTGACCTGGTTTATGTAGAAGCACCAGAAGTTGGTCAGCAACTTAGCGCAGGTGCTCAGTCAGGTGTCGTTGAATCTGTCAAAACTGCTTCAGATATTCATGCCCCTGTATCAGGTACAGTTGTTGAAGTAAATACTGCCCTTGAAGATGATCCTGATTTTGTAAATGATGAACCTTATGGCAAAGGCTGGATTTATAAAATTAAGCCGGACAATATGGCTGATGTTGAAAAACTGCTTTCAAGTGAAGAATATGAAGCAGGTTTGTAA
- a CDS encoding CREC-EF hand family protein, producing MKIISLVVGLLCFQASAVFACEPAEIGWTALFKQYDMNKNKMFEWSEFKKIQDFLPYEWPDNPEFKGEDGRRKLFQLMDKNKDEQLDQTELYEVYTYLENPCAGWPWTS from the coding sequence ATGAAAATAATCAGTTTAGTGGTGGGATTACTATGTTTTCAGGCATCAGCGGTATTTGCCTGTGAGCCTGCTGAAATCGGCTGGACGGCGCTTTTTAAGCAGTACGATATGAATAAAAATAAAATGTTTGAATGGTCTGAGTTTAAAAAAATTCAGGATTTTTTACCCTATGAATGGCCTGATAATCCTGAGTTCAAAGGAGAAGATGGACGTCGCAAGTTATTTCAGCTCATGGATAAAAATAAGGATGAACAACTTGATCAGACCGAGCTGTATGAAGTGTATACGTATCTGGAAAACCCATGTGCTGGGTGGCCATGGACTTCGTAA
- a CDS encoding MFS transporter: protein MSVENTLSLWNKSFILCLTNNLFLFIFYFAQTTVLPVYIVNDLNGSLTQAGLAMTLFMVSSIAVRPFSGLIIEKFGRKKTLFIAEGFFCLFSVAYLFADNLTALLVIRFLHGIWFSILTTVVVPIVNDFIPEQRKGEGMGYFVMSINLGIVLGPLIGLTLIQPLSYLSVAAILAAIVCLGYVFCFMIPVQNEQHQRPVVTEKKSLSINDFIEKKSLSVAALAMIVSFSYASIMSFISTFTASKNLLSYASLFFIVFAVSMMSLRPLTGKLYDNKGPHYVIYPALILFSIGLAVLSQINTLTGLMIAAVFIGIGFGSVQPCLQTLAIQRAPKHRIGHATSTFFTFYDIGIALGSILLGVIIAAQGYSFAYLLCALLTAGSLLFYRYIVAPKAV, encoded by the coding sequence ATGTCTGTGGAAAATACGCTGTCACTATGGAATAAGTCTTTTATTCTGTGCCTGACAAACAACCTGTTTTTATTCATATTTTACTTTGCTCAGACAACGGTTTTGCCTGTTTATATTGTAAATGATCTGAATGGCTCACTGACACAGGCAGGGCTTGCGATGACGCTGTTTATGGTTTCATCCATTGCTGTACGTCCTTTCAGTGGTCTGATTATTGAAAAATTTGGCAGGAAAAAAACCTTATTTATTGCTGAAGGATTCTTCTGCCTGTTTTCAGTCGCTTATCTGTTTGCAGATAATTTAACAGCCCTACTGGTGATCCGTTTTTTACATGGCATCTGGTTCAGCATACTGACTACAGTGGTGGTTCCAATCGTCAATGATTTTATCCCTGAGCAGCGTAAAGGTGAAGGTATGGGCTATTTTGTCATGTCCATCAATTTAGGGATTGTCCTAGGTCCACTGATTGGTCTGACCTTAATTCAACCACTTTCCTATCTGTCTGTTGCAGCAATACTGGCAGCTATTGTATGTTTGGGATATGTTTTCTGCTTTATGATTCCTGTCCAGAATGAACAGCATCAACGACCAGTTGTTACTGAGAAAAAGTCATTAAGCATCAATGATTTTATAGAGAAGAAATCACTTTCTGTTGCGGCACTTGCCATGATCGTTTCATTTTCCTATGCAAGTATTATGTCCTTTATTTCGACTTTTACCGCATCTAAAAACCTGCTGTCTTATGCCAGTCTGTTCTTTATTGTTTTTGCTGTTTCAATGATGAGCCTCAGACCGCTGACAGGAAAACTGTACGATAATAAAGGTCCACATTATGTGATTTATCCTGCACTTATACTCTTTTCTATTGGACTGGCTGTTTTAAGCCAGATCAACACTTTGACAGGCTTAATGATCGCTGCAGTATTTATTGGTATAGGTTTTGGTTCTGTGCAGCCCTGTTTACAGACACTGGCAATCCAGCGTGCACCTAAGCACCGCATTGGACATGCAACATCCACTTTTTTCACGTTTTATGATATCGGTATTGCTCTAGGTTCTATATTGCTGGGAGTTATTATTGCAGCTCAGGGTTACAGTTTTGCTTATCTGTTGTGTGCACTGCTTACAGCAGGCAGTCTGCTGTTTTACAGATATATCGTTGCACCCAAAGCTGTATGA
- a CDS encoding 3-deoxy-7-phosphoheptulonate synthase: MNALNTSLKHTDNSELTLSLPQQLKAKFSLSPEIAHQIKEQRETIQNILNGTDPRLLVVTGPCSIHDEKSALEYAGHLQKLQQLVGDQIYLVMRAYIEKPRTTVGWKGFMYDPELNGSSDLQQGLERSRSLYLKIAALGLPLASEILSPMATAYFDDLLAWGAIGARTSESQIHREISSHMDFSIGFKNGTDGSVQIALDAIESASRPHQFLGMSQSGLPSVLQSKGNPKAHLILRGSNKGTNFHLADIRQIKDSIKGEMPALVVDCSHGNSSKNPMLQPDVLRTVISERHQTQVRGVMIESHLVDGNQKISCDMVYGQSVTDGCLGWDKTSAVLIEAAEQLRMDLLKHSA; this comes from the coding sequence ATGAACGCATTAAATACATCACTGAAACATACAGATAATTCAGAACTGACATTAAGCCTGCCACAACAATTAAAGGCAAAATTTTCTTTATCTCCAGAAATTGCACATCAAATCAAAGAACAGCGCGAGACAATTCAGAATATTCTTAATGGAACTGATCCACGACTGCTTGTGGTGACAGGCCCATGTTCAATTCATGACGAAAAATCAGCCCTCGAGTACGCAGGGCATCTACAGAAATTACAGCAGCTGGTAGGTGATCAGATCTATCTTGTGATGCGTGCTTATATCGAAAAACCAAGAACCACTGTGGGCTGGAAAGGGTTTATGTACGATCCAGAACTGAACGGTTCTTCTGACTTACAACAGGGACTGGAGCGTTCAAGATCACTGTATTTAAAAATTGCTGCACTGGGGTTGCCACTGGCAAGTGAAATTCTGAGCCCTATGGCAACGGCATATTTTGACGATCTGCTGGCATGGGGAGCAATTGGTGCCCGTACCAGTGAGTCGCAGATTCATCGTGAAATTTCCAGTCACATGGATTTCAGTATTGGATTCAAAAATGGTACTGATGGTTCAGTTCAGATTGCACTGGATGCCATTGAATCTGCTTCCCGTCCGCATCAGTTTCTGGGGATGAGTCAAAGTGGTTTACCTTCAGTACTCCAGTCTAAGGGAAACCCTAAAGCGCACCTGATTTTACGTGGCTCCAATAAAGGAACCAATTTCCATCTGGCAGATATCAGGCAGATTAAAGATTCAATAAAAGGTGAAATGCCGGCTCTGGTTGTGGACTGCAGTCATGGAAACAGCAGTAAAAATCCAATGCTGCAGCCGGATGTCCTTAGAACAGTGATCAGTGAACGTCATCAGACCCAGGTTCGAGGGGTTATGATCGAAAGTCATCTGGTTGATGGAAATCAGAAAATTTCTTGTGATATGGTCTACGGTCAGTCTGTAACTGATGGATGCCTGGGTTGGGATAAAACCAGTGCGGTACTGATTGAGGCTGCGGAACAGTTAAGAATGGATTTGCTGAAACACAGTGCCTGA
- a CDS encoding amino acid aminotransferase has translation MFQHVDAYAGDPILSLMEEFGKDERTEKVNLSIGLYYNEDTIVPQLNAVKQALKNIEPLNDKVKLYLPMDGSKSYNTATQLLVLGENSQARKDGRAVTVQTLGGSGALKVGADFLNKYFPDSDVWVSQPTWENHIAIFNGAGVKSHFYRYFDASTNGVNIEAMLEDLNTIPAKGIVLLHPCCHNPTGADLTPAEWDRVIEVLKARDLIPFLDIAYQGFGQGLEEDAYAIRALDKSGMNFIVSNSFSKIFSLYGERVGGLTFICDDQDAAQRVLGQLKATVRRIYSSPPTTGALVVDQVLNSTELTAQWHAELQEMRERIIQMREILRAKLSAALPERNFDYLTAQQGMFSYTGLTAEQVDILKDKYGIYLVRSGRMCAAGLNLKNIDYVASSIVEVLKATA, from the coding sequence ATGTTTCAACATGTAGATGCATATGCAGGAGATCCAATTCTTTCTCTGATGGAAGAATTTGGTAAGGATGAACGTACAGAAAAGGTCAATTTAAGTATTGGACTGTACTATAACGAAGACACTATTGTTCCTCAGTTAAATGCAGTTAAACAGGCACTTAAAAATATTGAGCCTCTGAATGACAAGGTAAAACTTTATTTACCTATGGATGGTTCAAAATCCTACAACACTGCAACACAGCTTTTGGTTCTGGGTGAAAATTCTCAGGCTCGCAAAGATGGTCGTGCAGTCACGGTACAGACCCTGGGTGGCTCAGGCGCTTTAAAAGTTGGTGCAGATTTTCTGAATAAATACTTCCCTGACTCTGATGTCTGGGTCAGTCAGCCAACATGGGAAAACCACATTGCTATTTTTAATGGTGCAGGTGTCAAGTCACACTTTTACCGTTATTTCGATGCATCCACCAATGGTGTAAACATTGAAGCAATGCTGGAAGATTTAAATACCATTCCTGCTAAAGGCATCGTATTGCTTCATCCATGCTGTCACAACCCGACTGGTGCAGATTTAACCCCTGCTGAGTGGGATCGTGTCATTGAAGTTCTGAAAGCCCGTGATCTGATTCCTTTCCTGGATATTGCTTATCAGGGCTTTGGTCAGGGTCTTGAAGAAGATGCGTATGCTATTCGTGCACTGGATAAGTCAGGCATGAATTTCATTGTCAGCAATTCTTTCTCCAAGATTTTCTCACTGTATGGTGAGCGTGTTGGCGGTCTGACTTTCATCTGTGATGATCAGGATGCAGCTCAGAGAGTACTTGGACAGCTGAAAGCAACAGTTCGCCGTATTTACTCAAGCCCTCCTACAACTGGTGCACTGGTTGTCGATCAGGTACTGAACAGTACTGAACTGACAGCACAATGGCATGCAGAACTTCAGGAAATGCGTGAGCGTATCATTCAGATGCGTGAAATTTTACGCGCGAAACTCAGTGCTGCATTACCAGAGCGTAATTTTGACTATCTGACAGCTCAGCAAGGAATGTTCAGCTATACTGGTTTAACTGCTGAGCAGGTTGATATTCTGAAAGATAAATATGGTATTTATCTGGTTCGCAGTGGTCGTATGTGCGCAGCTGGTCTGAATCTGAAAAATATTGATTATGTAGCCAGTTCGATTGTTGAAGTACTGAAAGCAACAGCTTAA
- a CDS encoding ATP-binding cassette domain-containing protein has translation MTQQACIISGLSLEFPARILFQQLNFSLNKGQLSALTGRNGQGKSMLMQMLHSMNCHTDTSDNHAFTTGSIHWNIPHSHLPQLHRLQAKTIADALEIKHLHDAFQRIENAVADMDDYNTVQDSWHFPALWEQQLAEAALPTCLDFPVHKLSEGEKTRLALMKLFLKQDHYLLLDEPANHLDHKSRRWLMEKMHSHASGVLLISHDVQSLEHAEQIYELSGHGLQCFHGNYSDFSELKQLHTVALEEKIAQEKRELKQLRHQQHTSLMKSQKRQSHGQALRDSGSQAKILLDYQKDQAGKSLGKLRTQQQNQMDQVQATLKDNQQQLEHVKVQRFHFPFIATHTSREVLRVSALTLPYGTQYPVSLSLRSDQKLHIRGENGSGKSTLLKLIHQKDSTAIYCAAGTVYLDQNFSFLNTELSALENLKLLSPEVSESECRRSLGQLRLSGDKPLQPLSQLSGGEQLKTGLLAISQMLRPDHLLLLDEAENHLDIESRQLLAHAVRTYSGAVLLVSHDDCFVRDCGITESVELKK, from the coding sequence ATGACTCAACAGGCATGTATTATTTCCGGTCTTTCTTTGGAGTTTCCTGCAAGAATACTGTTTCAACAGCTGAATTTCAGCCTGAATAAAGGACAACTCTCTGCACTGACAGGCCGTAATGGTCAGGGAAAATCCATGCTGATGCAGATGTTGCACAGCATGAACTGCCACACTGACACATCAGACAATCATGCTTTTACGACAGGAAGCATTCACTGGAATATTCCCCACTCACATTTACCTCAGTTACACCGGTTACAAGCAAAAACCATTGCTGATGCTCTTGAGATCAAACATTTACATGATGCTTTTCAGCGGATTGAAAATGCTGTTGCAGATATGGATGATTATAATACGGTTCAGGACAGCTGGCATTTTCCTGCACTGTGGGAACAGCAGCTTGCAGAAGCGGCATTGCCCACATGCCTTGATTTTCCTGTCCATAAACTCAGTGAGGGTGAAAAAACTCGCCTGGCACTGATGAAACTGTTTCTGAAGCAGGATCACTATTTACTGCTGGATGAGCCGGCAAATCATCTGGATCATAAATCCAGAAGATGGCTGATGGAAAAAATGCACTCGCATGCATCTGGCGTGCTCCTGATCAGTCATGATGTTCAGTCGCTTGAGCATGCAGAACAGATTTATGAGCTTTCTGGACATGGTCTGCAATGTTTTCATGGGAATTATTCAGATTTCTCTGAACTTAAGCAGCTGCATACTGTTGCACTTGAGGAAAAAATTGCACAGGAAAAACGTGAACTGAAACAGCTCAGACATCAGCAACATACCAGTTTAATGAAATCTCAGAAAAGACAAAGTCATGGTCAGGCTTTACGTGATTCTGGTTCTCAGGCAAAAATCCTGCTTGATTATCAAAAAGATCAGGCCGGAAAAAGTCTGGGAAAATTAAGAACACAACAGCAGAACCAGATGGATCAGGTGCAGGCAACATTAAAAGACAATCAGCAACAGCTGGAACATGTCAAAGTGCAACGTTTTCATTTTCCTTTTATAGCTACTCATACTTCCAGGGAAGTTCTGAGAGTTTCAGCGCTGACTTTACCGTATGGAACCCAATATCCCGTTTCATTATCACTCAGATCTGATCAGAAACTGCATATCCGTGGTGAAAATGGCAGTGGGAAATCGACCTTATTAAAACTGATTCATCAGAAAGATTCTACAGCGATCTATTGTGCTGCGGGTACAGTTTATCTTGACCAGAATTTCAGCTTTTTAAATACAGAACTGAGTGCTCTGGAAAATTTAAAGCTGTTAAGTCCTGAGGTTTCTGAATCTGAGTGCCGCAGGTCTCTCGGTCAGTTAAGATTATCGGGCGATAAGCCTTTACAGCCTTTATCTCAGTTAAGTGGTGGTGAACAGTTGAAAACTGGCTTACTCGCAATCAGTCAGATGTTACGCCCCGATCATTTACTGTTACTTGATGAAGCCGAAAATCATCTGGATATCGAGTCCCGACAATTACTGGCACATGCAGTCAGAACTTATTCGGGAGCTGTTTTGCTCGTTTCACATGATGACTGTTTTGTTCGGGATTGCGGTATTACTGAATCTGTCGAATTAAAAAAATAA
- a CDS encoding S-(hydroxymethyl)glutathione dehydrogenase/class III alcohol dehydrogenase yields the protein MKSRAAVAFAPGEPLQIVELDVAPPQKGEVLIKISHTGVCHTDAFTLSGDDPEGVFPAVLGHEGAGVVVQVGEGVTSVQPGDHVIPLYTAECGECLFCKSNKTNLCVSVRATQGKGVMPDGTTRFSYNGQPIYHYMGCSTFSEYTVVAEVSLAKINPEANHEQVCLLGCGVTTGLGAVSNTAKVQEGDSVAVFGLGGIGLAVVQGAKKAKAGRIIVIDTNPEKFKLAEQFGATDFLNPKDYDQPVQQVIVEMTGWGVDHSFECIGNTSVMRSALECAHRGWGQSVIIGVAGAGQEISTRPFQLVTGRSWKGTAFGGVKGRSQLPGMVEEAMRGNIQLEPFVTHTMGLEDINKAFDLMHEGKSIRTVIHF from the coding sequence ATGAAATCACGTGCTGCGGTGGCGTTTGCGCCAGGTGAACCTTTACAAATTGTCGAACTGGACGTTGCTCCGCCTCAGAAAGGTGAAGTCCTGATTAAAATTTCACATACCGGCGTATGCCATACCGATGCATTTACTTTATCCGGTGATGATCCTGAAGGTGTTTTTCCAGCAGTGCTGGGGCATGAAGGTGCCGGTGTCGTGGTTCAGGTCGGTGAAGGTGTAACTTCCGTACAGCCGGGTGATCACGTAATTCCGCTGTATACAGCGGAATGTGGTGAATGTCTGTTCTGTAAATCCAATAAAACCAATCTGTGTGTATCTGTACGTGCAACTCAGGGTAAAGGAGTAATGCCGGATGGAACAACCCGTTTTTCCTATAATGGCCAACCGATTTATCACTATATGGGCTGTTCAACATTCAGTGAATATACTGTAGTTGCTGAAGTTTCCCTGGCTAAAATCAATCCAGAAGCGAACCATGAGCAGGTTTGTTTACTGGGCTGTGGCGTGACCACGGGGCTTGGAGCAGTATCAAACACAGCCAAAGTTCAGGAAGGCGATTCTGTTGCTGTATTTGGACTGGGCGGAATTGGTCTGGCTGTGGTTCAGGGAGCCAAAAAAGCCAAAGCAGGACGTATTATTGTCATTGATACCAACCCTGAAAAATTCAAACTGGCAGAACAGTTCGGTGCTACGGATTTCCTGAATCCTAAAGATTACGATCAGCCCGTTCAGCAGGTGATCGTTGAAATGACAGGCTGGGGCGTGGATCATTCATTTGAATGTATCGGAAATACCAGTGTCATGCGTTCTGCACTTGAATGTGCGCATCGTGGCTGGGGACAGTCAGTGATTATTGGCGTGGCAGGTGCAGGTCAGGAAATTTCAACCCGTCCGTTCCAGTTGGTGACTGGGCGTAGCTGGAAAGGTACAGCATTTGGTGGCGTAAAAGGGCGCAGTCAGTTACCTGGCATGGTTGAGGAAGCTATGCGTGGTAATATTCAGCTGGAACCTTTTGTTACGCATACCATGGGGCTTGAAGACATCAACAAAGCCTTTGATTTAATGCATGAAGGTAAATCTATCCGTACAGTCATTCATTTTTAA
- a CDS encoding phospholipase D family protein — translation MNQAKPEANVAVHSEHWINEPDTAHKLQKGMSAYLAMNDAFQSIAARVHLIRHAKYTLDLQYYIWADDFIGNLMLHELLKAADRGVKVRLLIDDQNGTKLDSQLTALLAHPNIQVKFYNPYKFRNFRVMDYLFRAMKINRRMHNKLIIADGAIAVTGGRNISSEYFDASDSFQFTDMDILFYGTAVHKANDTFTDFWNYQLSYPAQQFITTGSAQELLQLREQYKALENNKHSADEKVDFEQKELANELNQNHVNWAYADFLADSPKKTAGEAEGNELISHQIRNLMGDPTEEMDLIAAYFVPAKNGTQYISQLPAKGVNVRILTNSYVANDVALVHAFYQKYRVDLLKSGAKLYEFKPYIERTRRTWYEVVTGNVIPKKGKNKSSLHAKFISIDDKTFIGSFNLDPRSFNLNTEVGLVVRSDALQEQVSYLLDRTLLKVAYEVKLDKNGDLIWFDHQNNGKVVQFHTDPHTTGFQRFIMHSVSYLPVEWLM, via the coding sequence ATGAATCAGGCGAAACCGGAAGCAAACGTTGCAGTCCATTCTGAGCACTGGATTAATGAACCAGACACCGCACATAAACTACAGAAAGGAATGTCTGCCTATCTTGCAATGAATGATGCCTTTCAGAGCATTGCAGCACGTGTGCATCTGATCCGCCATGCAAAATATACGCTTGATTTACAGTACTATATCTGGGCTGATGATTTCATTGGGAACCTCATGCTGCATGAACTGCTGAAAGCAGCAGATCGTGGTGTAAAGGTCAGATTACTGATTGATGATCAGAATGGTACAAAACTGGACAGCCAGCTGACTGCTCTGCTTGCTCACCCGAATATTCAGGTGAAATTTTATAATCCGTATAAATTCAGAAATTTTCGGGTCATGGACTATCTGTTCAGAGCAATGAAAATCAATCGTCGAATGCACAACAAACTAATCATTGCAGATGGTGCAATTGCAGTGACCGGTGGTAGAAATATCAGCAGTGAATACTTCGATGCAAGTGACTCATTTCAGTTTACGGATATGGACATTCTGTTTTATGGCACGGCAGTCCATAAAGCCAATGATACATTTACAGATTTCTGGAATTATCAGTTGAGTTATCCTGCTCAGCAGTTTATTACGACGGGCTCAGCTCAGGAGCTTCTACAGTTACGTGAACAATATAAAGCACTGGAAAACAATAAACATTCAGCAGATGAGAAAGTAGACTTTGAACAGAAAGAACTGGCCAATGAACTCAATCAGAACCATGTAAACTGGGCATATGCCGACTTTCTGGCTGATTCCCCGAAAAAAACAGCAGGTGAAGCCGAAGGAAATGAGCTGATTTCACATCAGATCCGTAATCTTATGGGCGATCCAACTGAAGAAATGGATCTGATCGCCGCCTATTTCGTTCCTGCAAAAAACGGGACACAGTATATTTCACAGCTACCTGCCAAAGGGGTTAATGTCAGAATCTTAACCAACTCCTATGTCGCAAATGATGTTGCCCTGGTACATGCTTTCTATCAGAAATACCGGGTCGATTTACTTAAAAGTGGTGCAAAACTGTATGAGTTTAAGCCTTATATTGAGCGCACAAGACGGACCTGGTATGAAGTGGTCACAGGTAATGTGATTCCTAAAAAAGGGAAAAATAAATCAAGTCTGCATGCCAAATTTATCAGTATTGATGACAAAACCTTTATTGGTTCATTCAACCTCGACCCCCGTTCTTTTAATTTAAATACCGAGGTCGGTCTGGTGGTTCGGTCAGATGCGTTACAGGAACAGGTTTCATATCTGCTGGACCGTACACTTCTGAAAGTCGCTTATGAAGTTAAACTCGATAAAAATGGCGATCTGATATGGTTTGATCATCAGAATAACGGGAAAGTTGTTCAGTTCCATACTGATCCGCATACCACTGGTTTTCAGCGGTTTATCATGCACAGTGTTTCATACCTGCCCGTTGAATGGCTGATGTAA
- a CDS encoding class I SAM-dependent methyltransferase, protein MNHENPVSVSEDVPSPVDLRKQTDAAQWANEVNVKRPWRYSFFEMYAELIQQKNAVDILELGSGPGFLAEYLLEHCPEIQYSALDFSDAMHQLSIQRLLPEQLKRSKFYTADFKQSGWNQGLEQYDLIIIHQALHELRHKNHALNFHLQIKKHLKDDAIYLVCDHLYADDAMSNNELYMSMEEHFKTFEQAGFRQVHVLKQIKGLCAFSCQKT, encoded by the coding sequence ATGAATCATGAAAATCCCGTATCTGTTTCTGAAGATGTACCCAGTCCTGTTGATTTACGGAAACAGACAGATGCTGCACAGTGGGCAAATGAAGTAAATGTTAAACGTCCGTGGCGTTACAGCTTCTTTGAAATGTATGCTGAACTGATTCAGCAGAAGAATGCTGTCGATATTCTGGAACTTGGTTCTGGTCCAGGATTTCTGGCTGAATATTTACTGGAGCATTGCCCAGAAATTCAATATTCAGCACTGGATTTCTCAGATGCAATGCATCAGCTTTCGATTCAGCGACTTCTGCCTGAGCAGTTGAAGCGTTCTAAGTTTTATACAGCAGACTTTAAACAATCTGGATGGAATCAGGGGCTGGAGCAATACGATCTGATTATTATTCATCAGGCATTACATGAGTTAAGGCATAAAAATCATGCTTTGAATTTCCATCTACAGATCAAAAAACACCTGAAAGATGATGCCATTTACCTGGTGTGCGACCATCTCTATGCCGATGATGCAATGAGTAATAACGAACTGTATATGTCTATGGAAGAGCATTTCAAAACTTTTGAACAGGCAGGCTTCAGACAGGTTCATGTTTTAAAGCAAATAAAAGGCTTATGTGCTTTCAGCTGTCAGAAAACCTGA